A DNA window from Megalobrama amblycephala isolate DHTTF-2021 linkage group LG11, ASM1881202v1, whole genome shotgun sequence contains the following coding sequences:
- the henmt1 gene encoding small RNA 2'-O-methyltransferase produces the protein MRRTDSRAVLTETLTMTTPFSPPLYMQRYQFVIDYVQTYRPRKVIDFGCAECRLLKKLKFHRNGIQLLVGVDINSVVLLKRMHTLAPLVSDYLQPSDGPLTIELYQGSVTEREPCTRGFDLVTCVELIEHLELEEVESFSEVVFGYMAPGAVIVSTPNAEFNPLLPGLRGFRDCDHKFEWTRDEFQTWAHRVCREYGYSVQFTGVGEALGHWRDVGFCTQIGVFQRNFDGINWSMSNAERLEPSVYKLLYKVVYPSLCDNNIYQKTLVNEVLYEAQHLKQEWISRLNMDSNNNAHFYGPPFMEALQHGDACELQPVYQQAGSICVPLMRVWFSPRVRALCGSVQRLREELREDERVRMSADGMVVNLPADDEEEVEEEKEEEEDMKTESSVSKSVEEDWDRELGGYGGV, from the exons ATGAGGAGGACTGACAGCCGAGCAGTCCTGACCGAGACACTCACCATGACCACACCGTTTTCTCCCCCGCTGTACATGCAGCGATACCAGTTTGTTATCGATTACGTGCAAACCTACCGACCTAGAAAG GTCATCGATTTCGGATGCGCTGAATGTCGCTTACTGAAAAAACTGAAGTTTCATCGCAACGGTATACAGCTACTAGTGGGAGTTGATATCAACAGTGTCGTCCTCCTGAAAAGAAT GCATACATTGGCTCCACTTGTGAGTGATTATCTTCAGCCAAGTGACGGGCCTTTGACCATTGAGTTGTACCAGGGGTCTGTCACAGAGCGGGAGCCGTGCACCAGAGGATTTGATCTTGTGACATGTGTTGAGCT AATCGAACATCTGGAGCTTGAGGAGGTGGAGAGCTTTTCAGAGGTGGTATTTGGGTACATGGCACCAGGTGCCGTGATTGTCAGCACACCCAATGCAGAATTCAACCCTCTGCTGCCGGGCCTGAGAGGCTTCAGAGACTGTGATCACAAATTCGAATGGACCAGAGATGAGTTTCAGACTTG gGCTCACCGAGTTTGTAGAGAATATGGTTACTCTGTGCAATTCACTGGAGTTGGAGAAGCTCTTGGCCACTGGAGAGATGTGGGATTCTGCACACAGATTGGTGTGTTCCAGAGGAATTTTGATGGGATAAATTGGTCCATGAGCAATGCTGAACGCTTGGAACCTTCAGTGTACAAGCTG TTATATAAGGTGGTGTATCCGAGCCTGTGTGATAACAACATCTACCAAAAGACTTTGGTTAATGAGGTTCTGTATGAGGCACAACACCTAAAACAGGAATGGATCAGCAGACTGAACATGGACTCCAACAACAATGCACATTTCTATGGTCCTCCATTTATGGAAGCTTTGCAGCATGGGGATGCATGCGAGTTGCAGCCTGTCTACCAGCAGGCCGGCAGCATTTGCGTACCCTTGATGCGTGTGTGGTTCAGCCCCAGAGTGAGAGCACTGTGTGGGAGTGTGCAGCGTCTCAGGGAGGAACTGCGGGAGGATGAGAGGGTGAGGATGAGCGCCGATGGAATGGTGGTAAACCTGCCTGCCGATGATGAGGAAGAGGTGgaggaagaaaaagaagaagaggaggataTGAAAACAGAATCAAGTGTATCAAAAAGTGTGGAAGAGGACTGGGATAGGGAGCTTGGGGGTTACGGAGGTGTATAA
- the ppil6 gene encoding probable inactive peptidyl-prolyl cis-trans isomerase-like 6, producing MTSTVHLEIVGLLNKHNFQIAKSIAEGLKNKFPESFDNPTVRPLLECDWHDYLANKKKELRGDVWQYTGCLMSFANGQLLGDERKLSSWADKEWKFSFHRPQALYMALAEEYYTSNLRNTGHIFVYMDIESGGEAFGRLLFELFSDVCPKTCRNFKALCTGEAGLSKSNLELSYKGSIFHRVVPNGWLQGGDISPGRKGTRGESIYGPTFEDESFVISHNKRGILGMANQGAHSNGSQFYITLQPASWMDYKYVAFGQLVEGTAVLKRLEAVPTYNERPKQDCKIEACGIFEP from the exons ATGACATCCACTGTACATTTAGAGATCGTCGGTCTGCTAaacaaacataattttcaaATAGCCAAAAGTATTGCGGAG GGTTTGAAAAATAAATTCCCGGAGTCATTTGATAATCCAACAGTTCGCCCGCTTCTTGAATGTGACTGGCATGACTATTTAGCTAACAAAAAGAAG GAGCTGAGAGGAGATGTTTGGCAGTACACCGGCTGTCTAATGTCCTTCGCAAACGGTCAGTTGCTCGGTGATGAGAGGAAACTGTCCAGCTGGGCAGACAAAGAGTGGAAGTTTTCTTTCCATCGACCACAGGCGCTTTATATGGCCCTGGCTGAGGAGTATTACACCAGCAACCTGCGAAACACAGGg catatttttgtttatatggATATTGAAAGCGGTGGAGAGGCATTTGGCAGGCTGTTGTTTGAG CTGTTCTCAGACGTGTGTCCAAAGACGTGCAGGAACTTCAAGGCCCTGTGCACTGGAGAAGCAGGTTTGTCCAAGAGTAACCTTGAGTTGAGCTACAAGGGCTCAATTTTCCACAGAGTTGTGCCAAATGGCTGGCTGCAGGGTGGAG ATATTTCACCTGGAAGGAAAGGCACTCGGGGAGAGTCTATCTATGGTCCAACATTTGAGG ATGAGAGTTTTGTCATATCCCACAACAAGCGTGGCATCCTGGGAATGGCTAACCAAGGTGCTCATAGCAACGGCTCTCAGTTCTACATCACACTACAGCCAGCGTCCTGGATGGACTACAAATATGTGGCTTTTGG GCAACTCGTTGAAGGCACAGCAGTTCTAAAGAGACTAGAGGCAGTGCCCACCTACAACGAACGGCCCAAACAGGACTGCAAAATAGAAGCATGTGGAATATTTGAGCCCTGA